The following are encoded together in the Streptomyces flavofungini genome:
- the ureA gene encoding urease subunit gamma, protein MRLTPTERDRLLLFGAAELARARRARGLRLNVPEATALIADTVCEAARDGARLAEAIERARSVLGPDDVLPGVADVVTEVHVEAVFDDGSRLAAVADPIGGGSLGPNAPGALRPAPPAPDREPAVTLAVHNTATVPVSVTSHFHFFEANPRLDFDRAAAYGMRLAVPAGSSLRFGPGERVEAGLVPIGGARVAIGFAGLVDGPLDAPGAKEEALRRAAACGYLGASTPEEGE, encoded by the coding sequence GTGCGCCTTACCCCCACGGAACGCGATCGGCTGCTGCTGTTCGGCGCCGCCGAGCTGGCCAGGGCCCGCAGGGCGCGCGGCCTCAGGCTCAACGTGCCCGAGGCGACCGCGCTGATCGCCGACACCGTCTGCGAGGCCGCCCGCGACGGGGCCAGGCTCGCCGAGGCCATCGAGCGGGCGCGCTCCGTCCTCGGCCCCGACGACGTGCTGCCCGGTGTCGCGGACGTCGTCACCGAGGTGCACGTGGAGGCCGTCTTCGACGACGGGTCGCGGCTCGCCGCGGTCGCGGACCCGATCGGCGGCGGCTCCCTCGGCCCGAACGCCCCCGGCGCGCTCAGGCCCGCGCCGCCCGCGCCGGACCGCGAACCCGCCGTCACCCTCGCCGTGCACAACACCGCGACCGTGCCGGTCAGCGTGACCTCGCACTTCCACTTCTTCGAGGCCAACCCGCGCCTGGACTTCGACCGGGCCGCCGCCTACGGCATGCGGCTGGCCGTCCCGGCGGGCTCCTCCCTGCGCTTCGGGCCCGGTGAGCGTGTCGAGGCGGGGCTCGTGCCCATCGGCGGCGCGCGGGTCGCGATCGGCTTCGCCGGGCTCGTCGACGGGCCGCTGGACGCGCCCGGCGCGAAGGAGGAGGCCCTGCGCAGGGCGGCGGCCTGCGGCTATCTCGGTGCGAGCACCCCTGAGGAGGGCGAGTGA
- a CDS encoding cytosine permease, translated as MPREQRGVDTIPEEERTSGPRDVVSILLGSNLCLGVIVFGWLPVSFGLGFWQSVSAVVAGTLIGTALTAPLALVSLRTATNLSTSSGAQFGVRGRLVGSVVGLLLSLGYTALTIWIGGDVMVGTLHRLTGMPTGGLTYALVYALLAAATVTGAVYGYRVLLRLSRILAVGMTALLALGLVAYAPDFTASALPAAGGYALGSFWPTWLLALVAAGLSGPIAFITLLGDYTRYVSPARHSSRSVLRATCLGLTAGLLVPQLFGTFTAYAARAALDYAEPLVAAAPGWYLVPLLLAASAGSVGNAGLMLYSMGLDLDAIVPRASRARATYTVAVVATGCVFAGHFAWSAQDAMTSFVLLLTAIGTPWAVITLIGFVRCRGVYDADALQVFNRRSRGGRYWYRSGWNPGATAAWALGAAVGLLAVSLPCWEGPLLPLTGGVDCSFLLSGVVGGVAYAMCPYPAPSRPWGSAPDPAPQTPEGLSPTHSPHLSTD; from the coding sequence ATGCCGAGAGAACAGCGCGGAGTAGACACCATCCCCGAGGAGGAACGCACCAGCGGTCCGCGGGACGTGGTCTCGATCCTCCTCGGCTCCAACCTCTGCCTCGGAGTGATCGTCTTCGGCTGGCTGCCGGTCTCCTTCGGCCTCGGCTTCTGGCAGTCGGTGAGCGCGGTGGTGGCGGGCACGCTGATCGGCACGGCGCTCACGGCGCCGCTCGCGCTCGTCTCGCTGCGGACCGCGACGAACCTGTCCACGTCGTCGGGCGCGCAGTTCGGCGTGCGCGGCCGGCTGGTGGGCTCCGTCGTGGGACTGCTCCTGTCCCTCGGCTACACCGCGCTGACCATCTGGATCGGCGGTGACGTCATGGTCGGCACCCTGCACCGCCTCACCGGCATGCCGACGGGCGGTCTCACCTACGCCCTGGTGTACGCGCTGCTCGCGGCGGCGACGGTGACCGGAGCGGTGTACGGCTACCGGGTCCTGCTTCGCCTCTCGCGCATCCTCGCGGTCGGCATGACCGCCCTGCTCGCCCTCGGCCTCGTCGCGTACGCCCCCGACTTCACCGCATCGGCGCTGCCCGCCGCGGGCGGCTACGCGCTCGGCTCGTTCTGGCCGACGTGGCTCCTCGCGCTCGTCGCCGCGGGGCTCTCCGGGCCCATCGCCTTCATCACCCTGCTCGGCGACTACACCCGCTACGTCTCACCCGCGCGGCACAGCTCCCGCTCCGTGCTGCGCGCCACCTGTCTCGGCCTGACAGCCGGGCTCCTCGTCCCCCAGCTCTTCGGCACCTTCACCGCCTACGCCGCCCGCGCGGCCCTCGACTACGCCGAGCCGCTGGTCGCCGCCGCGCCCGGCTGGTACCTCGTCCCGCTCCTGCTCGCCGCGTCCGCCGGGTCCGTCGGGAACGCCGGGCTGATGCTGTACTCCATGGGGCTCGATCTGGACGCGATCGTGCCGCGGGCGTCGCGGGCGCGGGCCACGTACACCGTGGCGGTGGTGGCCACCGGGTGCGTCTTCGCCGGTCACTTCGCCTGGTCCGCGCAGGACGCGATGACCTCCTTCGTGCTGCTCCTCACGGCCATCGGGACGCCGTGGGCCGTGATCACCCTCATCGGCTTCGTGCGCTGTCGCGGGGTGTACGACGCCGACGCCCTCCAGGTGTTCAACCGGCGCTCCCGGGGCGGGCGTTACTGGTATCGGTCCGGGTGGAATCCCGGGGCGACGGCGGCCTGGGCCCTGGGTGCGGCCGTCGGGCTCCTCGCGGTGTCCCTGCCCTGCTGGGAGGGGCCGCTGTTGCCCCTCACGGGCGGGGTGGACTGCAGTTTTCTGCTGTCGGGGGTGGTGGGGGGCGTCGCTTACGCGATGTGCCCCTATCCCGCCCCTTCCCGCCCCTGGGGCTCCGCCCCAGACCCCGCTCCTCAAACGCCGGAGGGGCTGTCCCCCACCCACTCGCCCCACCTGTCCACGGACTGA
- a CDS encoding zinc-binding dehydrogenase, whose product MRALLVDPAAPAGLRLGTAPDPEPAPHQALVRVVATSLNYGEVAGVVPGAAPGTVLGWDAAGYVEQAAADGSGPSAGTPVVTLGEAGGWAELRAVDTRFMGVVPPGADLGAISTIPVAGASALRALHRVGPLLGRRVLVTGATGGVGRYAVQLARRGGAHVVAATGDPVGRGEMLRGLGAHAVVSDPAEVEGVLDGVVDLVGGRQLVSAYEKLAEGGVLVAVGHSGGDDEHFAHGVLYGDQGRHGRSIVSFFLLGCGGLGRDLEWLAGEVAGGRLDAGETWRGDWGNVGGAVEALLGRRLRGKAVLEVG is encoded by the coding sequence ATGCGCGCTCTCCTCGTCGACCCCGCAGCCCCCGCCGGACTCCGTCTCGGCACCGCGCCCGACCCCGAACCCGCCCCGCACCAGGCGCTCGTCCGGGTCGTCGCGACCTCCCTCAACTACGGTGAGGTCGCTGGTGTCGTGCCGGGCGCCGCACCCGGCACCGTGCTCGGCTGGGACGCCGCCGGGTACGTCGAGCAGGCCGCCGCCGATGGCTCCGGGCCTTCGGCGGGCACCCCCGTCGTGACCCTCGGCGAAGCCGGCGGCTGGGCCGAACTCCGCGCCGTGGACACCCGGTTCATGGGTGTGGTCCCGCCCGGAGCCGACCTCGGCGCCATCAGCACGATCCCCGTCGCCGGGGCCAGCGCGCTGCGGGCCCTGCACCGGGTGGGGCCCCTGCTCGGGCGGCGGGTCCTGGTCACCGGGGCCACGGGTGGGGTCGGGCGGTACGCCGTGCAGCTGGCCCGGCGGGGCGGGGCGCACGTGGTCGCCGCGACCGGGGATCCGGTGGGGCGGGGGGAGATGCTGCGGGGTCTCGGCGCGCACGCCGTCGTCTCCGACCCCGCCGAGGTCGAGGGGGTGCTCGACGGAGTCGTGGATCTCGTCGGCGGGCGGCAACTGGTCTCTGCGTACGAGAAGTTGGCGGAGGGCGGGGTGCTGGTCGCCGTGGGGCACTCGGGTGGGGACGACGAGCACTTCGCGCACGGGGTGCTGTACGGGGACCAGGGGCGGCACGGGCGGTCGATCGTGAGCTTCTTCCTGCTGGGGTGTGGTGGACTCGGGCGGGACTTGGAGTGGCTGGCCGGGGAGGTCGCCGGGGGGCGGCTCGACGCGGGGGAGACGTGGCGGGGGGACTGGGGGAATGTCGGGGGCGCGGTGGAGGCACTGCTGGGGCGGCGGTTGCGGGGGAAGGCTGTGCTGGAGGTGGGGTGA
- a CDS encoding TetR/AcrR family transcriptional regulator produces the protein MDSARPTTPLPLRERKKLRTRQALVDTALELFTERGFDGVTLDELCDTVEVSKRTFFRTFASKEDVACAPLHDLWTAFLADLEQVRPRGGPLHELLRDVLLGTLDRMPDEQWAHRVLLSRRLAARNASMDAHGLAFCDRTGRAAVDIAVRRFDLGGAPDGPDHLRVHLAVDLLVAAWHRGLDSWTTGTSAPERAALAAAFRRASAALPESLALTAHPASPAPARNGTEAGPGR, from the coding sequence ATGGACTCCGCCCGCCCCACCACCCCGCTCCCCCTGCGCGAGCGCAAGAAGCTCCGCACCCGGCAGGCCCTGGTCGACACCGCCCTGGAGCTGTTCACGGAGCGCGGCTTCGACGGCGTCACGCTCGACGAGCTCTGCGACACCGTGGAGGTGTCCAAGCGGACCTTCTTCCGCACGTTCGCCAGCAAGGAGGACGTGGCCTGCGCGCCGCTGCACGACCTGTGGACGGCGTTCCTGGCGGACCTGGAGCAGGTGCGGCCGCGGGGCGGACCGTTGCACGAGCTGCTGCGCGACGTCCTGCTCGGCACGCTCGACCGGATGCCGGACGAGCAGTGGGCGCACCGCGTGCTGCTCAGCCGCCGTCTCGCCGCGCGGAATGCGTCGATGGACGCGCACGGCCTCGCGTTCTGCGACCGCACCGGCCGCGCCGCCGTGGACATCGCCGTGCGCCGCTTCGACCTCGGCGGCGCCCCGGACGGCCCGGACCACCTCCGCGTCCATCTGGCCGTGGACCTGCTGGTCGCCGCCTGGCACCGGGGCCTGGACTCCTGGACAACCGGCACGTCCGCGCCCGAACGGGCCGCTCTCGCCGCCGCGTTCCGGCGCGCGAGCGCGGCCCTGCCCGAGAGCCTGGCGCTCACCGCGCACCCCGCGTCCCCTGCCCCGGCCCGGAACGGCACGGAGGCCGGGCCCGGCAGATGA
- a CDS encoding branched-chain amino acid aminotransferase — protein sequence MTTPTIELKPSSTPVSAKEREAVLASPGFGRHFTDHMVTIRWTEGRGWHDGQLVPYGPLSLDPATTVLHYAQEIFEGLKAYRQPDGSVALFRPEANARRFQASARRMAMPELPVDTFLEACDALVRQDIDWVPAHGGEESLYLRPFMIATEAGLGVKPANEYLFVVIASPAGAYFPGGVKPVSIWLSEDRVRAVPGGMGDAKTGGNYAASLLAQAEAAEKGCDQVAYLDAVEHKWVEELGGMNLYFVYGDRIVTPELTGSLLAGITRDSLLSVARDLGYTSEEGRVSIDQWQADTANGTLTEVFACGTAAVITPVGTVKSARGEWTQSGGEPGEVTMKLRDALLDVQRGVAADPHGWMHRLG from the coding sequence ATGACGACGCCCACGATCGAGCTCAAGCCCTCCTCGACCCCGGTCTCCGCCAAGGAGCGCGAGGCGGTCCTGGCCAGCCCCGGGTTCGGCCGCCACTTCACCGACCACATGGTGACCATCCGCTGGACGGAGGGCCGCGGCTGGCACGACGGCCAGCTCGTGCCCTACGGCCCGCTCTCCCTGGACCCGGCGACGACCGTCCTGCACTACGCGCAGGAGATCTTCGAGGGCCTCAAGGCCTACCGCCAGCCCGACGGCTCCGTCGCCCTGTTCCGCCCCGAGGCCAACGCCCGGCGCTTCCAGGCGTCCGCCCGTCGCATGGCCATGCCGGAGCTGCCCGTCGACACCTTCCTCGAGGCCTGTGACGCGCTGGTCCGACAGGACATCGACTGGGTGCCCGCGCACGGCGGCGAGGAGTCGCTGTACCTGCGCCCGTTCATGATCGCCACGGAGGCCGGGCTCGGCGTGAAGCCCGCCAACGAATACCTCTTCGTCGTCATCGCCTCGCCCGCGGGCGCCTACTTCCCCGGCGGCGTCAAGCCCGTCTCCATCTGGCTCTCCGAGGACCGCGTGCGCGCCGTCCCCGGCGGCATGGGCGACGCCAAGACCGGCGGCAACTACGCCGCGTCCCTGCTCGCCCAGGCCGAGGCCGCCGAGAAGGGCTGCGACCAGGTGGCCTACCTCGACGCCGTCGAGCACAAGTGGGTCGAGGAACTGGGCGGCATGAACCTGTACTTCGTGTACGGGGACAGGATCGTCACCCCCGAGCTGACCGGCTCCCTGCTCGCCGGAATCACCCGTGACTCCCTGCTCTCCGTCGCCCGCGACCTCGGCTACACCTCCGAGGAGGGCCGCGTCTCCATCGACCAGTGGCAGGCCGACACCGCGAACGGCACCCTCACCGAGGTCTTCGCCTGCGGCACCGCCGCCGTCATCACGCCCGTCGGCACGGTCAAGTCCGCCCGGGGCGAGTGGACGCAGAGCGGCGGCGAGCCCGGCGAGGTCACCATGAAGCTGCGGGACGCGCTGCTCGACGTGCAGCGGGGTGTCGCGGCGGACCCGCACGGGTGGATGCACCGCCTGGGCTGA
- a CDS encoding 3-isopropylmalate dehydrogenase, with protein sequence MSRSINLAVIPGDGIGQEVVAQGLKVLNAVLPQDVKLETKEYDFGARRYHASGETLTDADLADLKKHDAILLGAIGDPSVPSGVLERGFLLKLRFAFDHHVNLRPSRLLPGVATPLAGQPEIDFVVVREGTEGPYTGNGGTIRKGTEHEVATEVSVNTAFGVERVVRDAFARAQARPRKKLTLVHKNNVLAFAGHLWTNVFNKVAEDFPEVTTDYIHVDAATIYLVTDPGRFDVIVTDNLFGDIITDLAAAVSGGIGVAASGNINPSREFPSMFEPVHGSAPDIAGQGKADPTATVLSVALLLRHLGYDDEANRVEEAVSADLGGRGETTRTTDEIGDALAVRVAG encoded by the coding sequence ATGTCTCGCAGCATCAATCTCGCAGTGATCCCCGGAGATGGGATCGGCCAGGAAGTAGTGGCCCAGGGGCTCAAGGTCCTCAACGCCGTCCTCCCGCAGGATGTGAAGCTGGAGACCAAGGAGTACGACTTCGGGGCCCGCCGCTATCACGCCTCCGGTGAGACCCTCACCGACGCCGACCTCGCGGACCTCAAGAAGCACGACGCGATCCTGCTCGGCGCCATCGGCGACCCCTCGGTCCCCTCCGGCGTCCTGGAGCGCGGCTTCCTGCTCAAGCTCCGCTTCGCCTTCGACCACCACGTCAACCTGCGCCCCTCGCGGCTGCTGCCCGGCGTGGCCACGCCCCTCGCGGGCCAGCCCGAGATCGACTTCGTGGTCGTGCGCGAGGGCACCGAGGGCCCCTACACCGGCAACGGCGGCACCATCCGCAAGGGCACCGAGCACGAGGTCGCCACCGAGGTCTCCGTGAACACGGCCTTCGGCGTGGAGCGCGTCGTGAGGGACGCCTTCGCCCGCGCGCAGGCCCGCCCGCGCAAGAAGCTGACGCTGGTCCACAAGAACAACGTGCTCGCCTTCGCGGGCCACCTGTGGACGAACGTCTTCAACAAGGTCGCCGAGGACTTCCCCGAGGTCACCACCGACTACATCCACGTCGACGCGGCCACGATCTACCTGGTCACCGACCCCGGCCGGTTCGACGTGATCGTCACCGACAACCTCTTCGGCGACATCATCACCGACCTCGCCGCGGCCGTCTCCGGCGGCATCGGCGTCGCGGCCTCCGGCAACATCAACCCGAGCCGCGAGTTCCCCTCGATGTTCGAGCCCGTGCACGGCTCGGCGCCCGACATCGCGGGCCAGGGCAAGGCCGACCCGACCGCCACCGTGCTCTCCGTCGCCCTGCTCCTGCGCCACCTCGGATACGACGACGAGGCGAACCGCGTCGAGGAGGCCGTCTCCGCCGACCTCGGCGGACGCGGTGAGACCACTCGTACGACCGACGAGATCGGCGACGCGCTCGCCGTACGCGTAGCGGGCTGA
- a CDS encoding purple acid phosphatase family protein, with protein sequence MDTPNLGIPEHLARRMSMPEQHEYLRGRLSRRKVLASSFATAGVAGGIGLLAGSSGSAYAERGTATSPLAASRAPVRVDGKLVAPFGRHLAFGADPKTQMRISWQVPFAVRSPYVRVGLKPWELSRKIEAEVRDLHTPSLSKKLPKVEQYYLHVALDGLKPGTTYYYGVGHDGFDPASPERMATLGSFRTAPARPEKFVFTAFGDQGVSYEALANDQLILGQNPAFHLHAGDICYADTTGHGKEGDRYDARVWDQFLAQTESVAKSVPWMVTTGNHDMEAWYSPNGYGGQSARWSLPENGFDPKNAPGVYSFRYGNVGVVALDANDVSYEIPANKGYTDGKQTAWLDKRLGQLRADEDIDFVVVFFHHCAYSTATHGSDGGVRDAWLPLFTKHRVDLVINGHNHVYERTDAIKGGEVGKPVPVGASTDPTRDGIVYVTAGGAGKDLYSFPVGVDDSYEGHEKDEGTILTFHWTRLRLPDPDTVQWSRVRYTGFSFLAVEVTAGARPKLTVSALAESGERVDHFEIERGR encoded by the coding sequence ATGGACACCCCCAATCTCGGCATCCCTGAGCACCTCGCCCGGCGGATGAGCATGCCGGAGCAGCACGAATACCTCCGCGGCAGGCTCTCCCGGCGCAAGGTGCTCGCGAGTTCCTTCGCGACGGCGGGCGTCGCGGGCGGCATCGGCCTGCTCGCGGGCAGCTCGGGCAGCGCGTACGCCGAGCGCGGCACCGCCACGTCCCCGCTCGCGGCCTCGCGCGCTCCGGTGCGGGTCGACGGGAAGCTCGTCGCGCCGTTCGGCCGCCATCTCGCGTTCGGCGCCGACCCGAAGACGCAGATGCGCATCTCCTGGCAGGTGCCGTTCGCCGTCAGGTCCCCTTACGTACGGGTGGGTCTCAAGCCCTGGGAGCTGAGCCGCAAGATCGAGGCGGAGGTGCGCGACCTGCACACGCCGTCCCTGTCGAAGAAGCTCCCGAAGGTCGAGCAGTACTACCTGCACGTGGCGCTCGACGGCCTGAAGCCCGGCACCACGTACTACTACGGCGTCGGCCACGACGGCTTCGACCCGGCGTCGCCGGAGCGCATGGCCACGCTCGGCTCGTTCCGCACGGCGCCCGCGCGGCCGGAGAAGTTCGTGTTCACGGCCTTCGGCGACCAGGGCGTGAGCTACGAGGCGCTGGCCAACGACCAGTTGATCCTGGGCCAGAACCCGGCGTTCCACCTGCACGCGGGCGATATCTGCTATGCGGACACCACGGGCCACGGCAAGGAGGGCGACCGGTACGACGCGCGCGTGTGGGACCAGTTCCTCGCGCAGACCGAGTCGGTGGCGAAGTCCGTGCCGTGGATGGTGACGACCGGCAACCACGACATGGAGGCGTGGTACTCGCCGAACGGCTACGGCGGCCAGTCGGCCCGCTGGTCGCTGCCGGAGAACGGCTTCGACCCGAAGAACGCGCCGGGCGTCTACTCGTTCCGCTACGGCAACGTCGGCGTCGTCGCCCTGGACGCGAACGACGTCTCGTACGAGATCCCCGCCAACAAGGGCTACACGGACGGCAAGCAGACCGCCTGGCTCGACAAGCGGCTCGGGCAGCTGCGCGCCGACGAGGACATCGACTTCGTCGTCGTGTTCTTCCACCACTGCGCGTACTCCACGGCGACGCACGGCTCCGACGGCGGGGTGCGCGACGCGTGGCTGCCGCTGTTCACCAAGCACCGGGTGGACCTGGTGATCAACGGCCACAACCACGTCTACGAGCGGACCGACGCCATCAAGGGCGGCGAGGTCGGCAAGCCGGTGCCGGTCGGCGCGTCGACCGATCCGACGCGCGACGGCATCGTGTACGTCACCGCGGGCGGCGCCGGCAAGGACCTGTACAGCTTCCCGGTCGGGGTGGACGACAGCTACGAGGGCCACGAGAAGGACGAGGGCACGATCCTCACCTTCCACTGGACCAGGCTGCGCCTGCCCGACCCGGACACGGTGCAGTGGTCACGGGTGCGCTACACCGGCTTCTCGTTCCTCGCGGTGGAGGTGACGGCCGGGGCGCGCCCGAAGCTGACGGTCTCGGCGCTCGCGGAGAGCGGCGAGCGCGTGGACCACTTCGAGATCGAGCGCGGGCGTTAG
- a CDS encoding LysR family transcriptional regulator encodes MAEPDLAPHELRIIVAVEQARSFSGAARDLGLTQSAVSHSVRGTEHKLGAVLFERGRKGATPTPAGERAAAHARRVLRLLETLVAETRGAASATSTGGPGEPTLTGPLRIAAFRSAALHLLPPALANLRARHPGLEPEVRVVRELGRGTAGEVADGRADLGIATIGTTSPIPPGLVGGVLVEEAYSFVHPAGHPDPRSLPLVDWAENCTSYTRDWWAGQDWIPRATTRTEDDGAVLAMVSAGHAMAIMPALSLTGAPPTVQITDLGADRPTRSVGYVTTPEQAGSLAVRALIRELRALRTHPEAEADSADPVGAVSDSRKSE; translated from the coding sequence GTGGCCGAGCCCGACCTCGCCCCGCACGAACTGCGGATCATCGTCGCCGTCGAGCAGGCCCGGAGCTTCTCCGGCGCCGCCCGCGACCTCGGCCTCACGCAGTCGGCGGTGTCGCACTCGGTGCGCGGCACGGAGCACAAGCTCGGCGCCGTGCTCTTCGAACGCGGCCGCAAGGGCGCCACGCCCACCCCGGCGGGCGAGCGGGCCGCCGCCCACGCGCGCCGTGTGCTGCGGCTCCTTGAGACCCTCGTCGCCGAGACCCGGGGCGCCGCGAGCGCGACGAGCACCGGCGGCCCCGGGGAGCCCACCCTCACCGGCCCTTTGCGCATCGCCGCCTTCCGCAGCGCCGCCCTGCACCTCCTGCCGCCCGCCCTCGCGAACCTGCGGGCCCGTCACCCCGGCCTGGAACCCGAGGTCCGCGTCGTCCGTGAGCTGGGCCGCGGCACCGCGGGCGAGGTCGCCGACGGGCGCGCGGACCTCGGCATCGCGACCATCGGCACCACCTCGCCGATCCCGCCGGGCCTTGTCGGCGGCGTGCTCGTCGAGGAGGCCTACTCCTTCGTGCACCCGGCGGGGCACCCCGACCCGCGCTCCCTGCCGCTGGTGGACTGGGCCGAGAACTGCACCTCGTACACCCGCGACTGGTGGGCGGGCCAGGACTGGATCCCACGGGCGACCACGCGGACCGAGGACGACGGGGCGGTGCTCGCGATGGTGAGCGCGGGGCACGCCATGGCGATCATGCCCGCCCTGTCCCTGACCGGAGCGCCGCCGACGGTGCAGATCACCGATCTCGGCGCCGACCGGCCGACACGCTCCGTGGGCTATGTCACCACGCCTGAGCAGGCCGGATCGCTGGCCGTTCGGGCCCTCATCCGGGAGCTGCGCGCCCTGCGGACGCATCCGGAAGCGGAAGCGGATTCGGCCGACCCGGTGGGAGCCGTCTCAGATAGTAGGAAGTCCGAGTAA